In Halomonas alkalicola, the following proteins share a genomic window:
- a CDS encoding LysR family transcriptional regulator translates to MDTQSLQAFLAVAESGSFSRAAEQLHLTQPAVSKRIAVLEAQINARLFDRIGRAVSLTEAGRVLLPRARQILVMVDDSRRALGNLEGSVAGSLTLATSHHIGLHRLPPLLKAYTRAHPEVRLDLHFLDSEEAYQGVLDGALEIAVVTLAPHPEPQLEVVPVWVDRLCFVCAHDHPLARRKRVALRELCEHDAVLPGPLTFTRGLIEARFAAAGLRLPVALSTNYLETLKMMTAIGLGWSLLPERLVAGELHELAIDCPPIHRPLGYIVHRSRTLSNAARAMLEQLEAAREAAARTTAPGVG, encoded by the coding sequence ATGGATACCCAGAGCCTGCAGGCCTTCCTGGCGGTGGCCGAGAGTGGCAGCTTCTCCCGCGCGGCGGAGCAGTTGCACCTGACCCAGCCGGCGGTGAGCAAGCGTATCGCCGTGCTCGAGGCCCAGATCAACGCGCGGCTGTTCGATCGCATCGGCCGCGCCGTCAGCCTGACCGAGGCCGGTCGCGTGCTGCTGCCCCGGGCGAGGCAGATACTCGTGATGGTGGACGACAGCCGCCGGGCGCTGGGCAACCTCGAGGGCAGCGTGGCCGGCAGCTTGACGCTTGCCACCAGCCACCATATCGGCCTGCACCGCCTGCCGCCGCTGCTCAAGGCCTATACCCGAGCCCACCCCGAGGTGCGCCTGGACCTGCACTTCCTCGACTCCGAGGAGGCCTATCAGGGGGTGCTGGACGGCGCCCTGGAGATCGCCGTGGTGACCCTGGCGCCCCACCCCGAGCCGCAGCTCGAGGTGGTGCCGGTATGGGTCGACCGGCTCTGCTTCGTCTGCGCCCACGACCACCCGCTGGCCAGACGCAAGCGGGTGGCGCTGCGCGAGCTGTGCGAGCACGACGCCGTGCTGCCCGGGCCCCTGACCTTCACCCGGGGGCTGATCGAGGCGCGCTTCGCCGCGGCGGGGCTGCGCCTGCCGGTGGCGCTCTCCACCAACTACCTGGAGACGCTGAAGATGATGACCGCCATCGGCCTGGGCTGGAGCCTGCTGCCGGAGCGGCTGGTGGCGGGCGAGCTTCACGAGCTGGCCATCGACTGCCCGCCGATCCATCGCCCGCTGGGCTATATCGTGCACCGCAGCCGAACCCTCTCCAACGCCGCCCGGGCGATGCTGGAGCAGTTGGAGGCGGCCCGGGAAGCAGCGGCGAGGACAACCGCCCCGGGAGTTGGTTAG
- the leuD gene encoding 3-isopropylmalate dehydratase small subunit yields the protein MNKFERTEGLVAPLDRANVDTDLIIPKQFLKSIKRTGFGVNLFDELRYLDEGYPGQDCSQRPKNPDFLLNQPRYQGASVLLARRNFGCGSSREHAPWALEDFGFRVVIAPSFADIFYNNAFKNGLLLVTLPEETVDRLFKEAEATEGYALDVDLENQRVTTPSGEILEFEVDAFRKHCLLNGLDDIGITLQDEDAIRAFEAKHRAARPWLFRDSAQA from the coding sequence ATGAACAAGTTCGAACGCACCGAAGGTCTCGTCGCGCCGTTGGACCGCGCCAACGTCGACACCGACCTGATCATTCCCAAGCAGTTTCTGAAGTCGATCAAGCGCACCGGCTTCGGCGTCAACCTCTTCGACGAGCTGCGCTATCTGGACGAGGGCTACCCGGGCCAGGACTGCTCCCAGCGTCCGAAGAACCCCGACTTCTTGCTCAACCAGCCGCGCTACCAGGGCGCCAGCGTGCTGCTCGCCCGTCGCAACTTCGGCTGCGGCAGCTCACGGGAGCACGCCCCCTGGGCGCTGGAGGACTTCGGCTTCCGGGTGGTGATCGCCCCGAGCTTTGCCGACATCTTCTACAACAACGCCTTCAAGAACGGCCTGCTGCTGGTCACCCTCCCCGAGGAGACCGTCGACCGCCTGTTCAAGGAGGCCGAGGCCACTGAAGGCTACGCCCTGGACGTGGATCTCGAGAACCAGCGGGTCACCACGCCCTCCGGCGAGATCCTCGAGTTCGAAGTGGATGCCTTCCGCAAGCACTGCCTGCTCAACGGCCTCGACGATATCGGCATCACCCTGCAGGACGAGGATGCCATCCGCGCCTTCGAGGCGAAGCACCGCGCCGCGCGCCCCTGGCTGTTCCGCGATAGCGCTCAAGCCTGA
- a CDS encoding LPS-assembly lipoprotein LptE: MQRRTFLTLGLAGGVGLALGGCGFRLRGFDEPAAVIDALALAGPDSELSRLVRERLEAAGTRVDDGADRVLTLGQPEFQRRGLSVLDSGPREEEMTLTAPFSVQRASDGAYLLDQQRLEVTTRYTVSDANLLIQDDLREEARQELREAAVRQLLDRLRAL, translated from the coding sequence ATGCAGCGACGCACCTTTCTCACCCTGGGCCTGGCCGGCGGCGTCGGCCTCGCGCTCGGCGGCTGCGGCTTCAGGCTGCGCGGCTTCGACGAGCCCGCCGCGGTGATCGATGCCCTGGCCCTGGCCGGCCCCGACAGTGAGCTCTCGCGGCTCGTCCGGGAGCGGCTCGAGGCCGCCGGCACCCGCGTGGATGACGGCGCCGACCGGGTGCTCACCCTCGGCCAGCCCGAGTTCCAGCGCCGCGGCCTCAGCGTCCTCGACTCGGGGCCGCGGGAGGAGGAGATGACCCTCACTGCCCCCTTCTCGGTGCAACGCGCAAGCGACGGCGCCTACCTGCTCGACCAGCAGCGCCTCGAGGTCACCACCCGCTACACGGTGAGCGACGCCAACCTGCTGATTCAGGACGACCTGCGCGAGGAGGCCCGGCAGGAGCTGCGCGAGGCCGCCGTGCGCCAGCTACTCGACCGCCTGCGTGCGCTGTGA
- the holA gene encoding DNA polymerase III subunit delta, translated as MKVFPDKLADALTKKLPPVVIVAGEEPLQHMEACDAVRAAARARGIEEREILHVEGNFAWGRLHEASASLSLFASAKLIELRLAGNNLGQEGAKALKAYAEELKGSDNVLLLAMGKLDFRQQKSAWFQALDKAGLFVPVWPVDLSRLGFWLRDRATRYGLNLDLDAARLLGERTEGNLLAADQELQKLALMLPPNSRVSPRDVAGGVEDSSRFDVFTLMDACLKGERARVSRIMAGLRAEGVEPPIVLWALTRELRTLLSLHQHLDQGQSFEHACKAQKPSIFEKRRPAYQQAISRLPLKRLHKLLLFAQRLDLAIKGASPLPVQDGLHDLALTLAGGRGLLAELPSSYRIA; from the coding sequence GTGAAAGTCTTCCCCGACAAGCTGGCCGATGCGCTGACGAAGAAGCTGCCGCCGGTGGTGATCGTCGCCGGCGAGGAGCCGCTTCAGCACATGGAGGCCTGCGACGCCGTGCGCGCCGCGGCCCGCGCCCGCGGCATCGAGGAGCGCGAGATTCTCCACGTGGAGGGCAACTTCGCCTGGGGGCGCCTGCACGAGGCCTCGGCCAGCCTGTCGCTGTTCGCCAGCGCCAAGCTGATCGAGCTGCGCCTGGCCGGCAACAACCTGGGCCAGGAGGGGGCCAAGGCGCTGAAGGCCTACGCCGAGGAGCTGAAGGGTAGCGACAACGTGCTGCTGCTGGCCATGGGCAAGCTCGACTTCCGCCAGCAGAAGAGCGCCTGGTTCCAGGCGCTCGACAAGGCCGGGCTCTTCGTGCCCGTCTGGCCGGTGGACCTCTCGCGGCTGGGCTTCTGGCTGCGCGACCGCGCCACCCGATACGGCCTCAACCTCGACCTGGACGCCGCCCGCCTGCTCGGCGAGCGCACCGAGGGCAACCTGCTGGCCGCCGACCAGGAGCTGCAGAAGCTCGCCCTGATGCTGCCGCCGAACAGCCGCGTCTCGCCTAGAGACGTCGCCGGTGGCGTGGAGGACAGCAGCCGCTTCGACGTCTTCACCCTGATGGACGCCTGCCTCAAGGGGGAGCGGGCGAGGGTCTCGCGAATCATGGCCGGTCTGCGCGCCGAGGGGGTGGAGCCCCCCATCGTGCTCTGGGCCCTGACCCGGGAGCTGCGCACCCTGCTCTCGCTGCACCAGCATCTGGATCAGGGGCAGAGCTTCGAGCACGCCTGCAAGGCCCAGAAGCCCTCGATCTTCGAGAAGCGCCGCCCCGCCTACCAACAGGCCATCTCGCGGCTGCCGTTGAAGCGGCTTCACAAGCTGTTGCTCTTCGCCCAGCGGCTCGACCTGGCCATCAAGGGCGCCTCCCCCCTGCCGGTGCAGGACGGCCTGCACGACCTGGCGCTGACCCTGGCCGGCGGCCGCGGCCTGCTGGCCGAACTGCCCTCCTCCTACCGGATCGCCTGA
- a CDS encoding DUF488 domain-containing protein, with product MAHDIVLKRLYQPAQPEDGARVLVDRLWPRGQPREALALTDWYRDASPSPTLRRQYHQQEISHFVFAARYRGELRDHPEHLVPLMRHARRGRLTLLTAARNIEASHLPELREALLKALRDEDAADREPASPPCYAQEHKDL from the coding sequence GTGGCCCATGACATCGTGCTCAAGCGCCTCTACCAGCCCGCCCAGCCTGAGGACGGGGCCCGGGTGCTGGTGGACCGGCTGTGGCCGAGGGGCCAGCCCCGCGAGGCGCTGGCGTTGACCGACTGGTACCGGGACGCCTCGCCCAGCCCCACCCTGCGTCGCCAGTACCATCAGCAGGAGATCAGCCACTTCGTGTTCGCGGCCCGCTATCGCGGCGAACTGCGCGATCACCCGGAGCATCTGGTACCCCTGATGCGCCACGCCCGGCGTGGGCGCCTCACCCTGCTCACCGCGGCACGCAATATCGAGGCATCGCATCTGCCGGAGCTGCGCGAGGCGCTGCTCAAGGCGCTGCGCGACGAGGATGCCGCCGACCGCGAGCCCGCCTCGCCTCCCTGCTACGCCCAGGAGCACAAGGACCTCTGA
- a CDS encoding zinc ribbon-containing protein, with amino-acid sequence MSEQQKHSRDHRLREGYERMLERLQEGVHELTWENLQKELDEAVEFEAELEEFTKDELSLLRAWVERDLKDMRRYLSAGGESVATWLGIDLSALSRKVSESLLSIPDRSVVDRERLEEDLEAAQADYCEGEMAVPGRMACVHCDAEVDLPEMTLIEPCHRCGHRYFKRVSK; translated from the coding sequence ATGAGCGAGCAGCAGAAACATTCCCGGGACCATCGCCTGCGTGAAGGCTATGAGCGCATGCTCGAGCGCCTGCAGGAGGGGGTCCACGAGCTCACCTGGGAGAACCTGCAGAAGGAGCTCGATGAGGCCGTGGAGTTCGAGGCCGAACTCGAGGAGTTCACCAAGGATGAGCTCTCGCTGCTGCGCGCCTGGGTGGAGCGCGACCTCAAGGACATGCGCCGCTACCTGAGCGCCGGCGGCGAGAGCGTCGCCACCTGGCTCGGCATCGACCTCTCCGCCCTGTCGCGCAAGGTCAGCGAGTCGCTGCTCTCCATCCCCGACCGCAGCGTGGTCGATCGCGAACGCCTGGAGGAGGACCTGGAGGCCGCCCAGGCCGACTACTGCGAGGGCGAGATGGCCGTTCCCGGCCGCATGGCCTGCGTGCATTGCGACGCCGAGGTGGACCTGCCCGAGATGACCCTGATCGAGCCCTGCCACCGCTGCGGCCATCGCTACTTCAAGCGGGTATCGAAGTAG
- a CDS encoding PA2779 family protein — protein MKKICRYLSPLLITALLLGSLPVAAAPAPAGGDLITTQAALNAEHGQTDRERIHEILARDDVRDQLVAQGVDLAEVEARVAALSDTEAAQMAEQLEQLPAGASVVGALFAVFVILLVTDILGLTNVFPFTR, from the coding sequence ATGAAGAAGATCTGCCGTTACCTGAGCCCGCTGCTGATCACCGCCCTGCTGCTGGGCAGCCTGCCCGTGGCTGCCGCCCCGGCGCCCGCCGGCGGCGACCTGATCACCACCCAGGCGGCACTCAACGCCGAACATGGCCAGACCGATCGGGAGCGGATCCACGAGATCCTCGCCCGTGACGACGTGCGCGACCAGCTGGTCGCCCAGGGCGTCGATCTGGCCGAGGTCGAGGCCCGCGTGGCGGCGCTCTCCGACACCGAGGCCGCCCAGATGGCCGAGCAGCTGGAGCAGCTGCCCGCCGGTGCCAGCGTGGTCGGCGCCCTCTTTGCGGTGTTCGTGATCCTGCTGGTCACCGATATCCTCGGCCTGACCAACGTCTTCCCCTTCACCCGCTGA
- a CDS encoding PA2778 family cysteine peptidase, with amino-acid sequence MIDCLIRQPAAATARNARHAGVLALVLCLLLLTGCATTPRLADSTEQALPRQLLLEEVPFHAQRDYQCGPASLAMVLNDAGVDVEVDTLIPQVFLPGREGSVQPEMLATVRRHGQIPFVIEGHLDALLLELADGHPVVVMQNLALPAWPMWHYAVAIGFDLERDELILHSGEEPRRVESFRRFDATWARSERWAFVALPPGALPAGVRPHRAMEAISAFEGVQGAETALPAWEALAERFADSGLVHFGLGNARHTTGDASGAIDAFAQAVAAEPGLAVAWLNLGLARRGRGDTAGAREALEQAAALPGHWQPHAREALASLEER; translated from the coding sequence ATGATCGACTGCCTTATCCGGCAGCCGGCGGCAGCAACAGCCAGGAACGCCCGCCATGCGGGCGTTCTTGCGTTGGTGCTCTGCCTGCTGCTGCTGACCGGCTGCGCCACCACCCCGCGGCTTGCCGACAGCACCGAACAGGCCCTGCCCCGCCAGCTGCTGCTCGAGGAGGTGCCCTTCCACGCCCAGCGCGACTACCAGTGCGGCCCGGCATCCCTGGCCATGGTGCTCAACGATGCCGGCGTCGACGTCGAGGTGGACACCCTGATTCCCCAGGTCTTCCTGCCCGGCCGCGAGGGCAGCGTGCAGCCGGAGATGCTGGCCACGGTGCGTCGCCACGGCCAGATTCCCTTCGTGATCGAGGGCCACCTGGATGCGCTGCTGCTGGAGCTCGCCGACGGCCATCCTGTGGTGGTGATGCAGAACCTGGCGCTGCCCGCCTGGCCCATGTGGCACTATGCGGTGGCCATCGGCTTCGATCTCGAGCGCGACGAGCTGATCCTCCACAGCGGGGAGGAGCCCCGCCGCGTCGAATCCTTCCGCCGCTTCGACGCCACCTGGGCCCGCAGCGAACGCTGGGCCTTCGTGGCGCTGCCGCCCGGCGCGCTGCCGGCCGGGGTGAGGCCCCATCGCGCCATGGAGGCGATCAGCGCCTTCGAAGGGGTTCAGGGCGCCGAGACCGCCCTGCCGGCCTGGGAGGCGCTGGCCGAGCGCTTCGCGGACAGTGGCCTGGTGCACTTCGGCCTGGGCAACGCCCGCCACACCACCGGGGACGCCTCGGGTGCCATCGACGCCTTCGCGCAGGCGGTGGCGGCCGAGCCGGGGCTCGCCGTGGCCTGGCTCAACCTCGGCCTCGCCCGGCGCGGCCGAGGCGATACCGCCGGGGCGCGGGAGGCCCTGGAGCAGGCCGCCGCCCTGCCCGGCCACTGGCAGCCCCATGCCCGCGAGGCCCTGGCGAGTCTGGAGGAGAGATAA
- the leuS gene encoding leucine--tRNA ligase, with protein MDAQYKPQEIERDAQQFWEKNQCFKAVEDASREKFYCLSMFPYPSGKLHMGHVRNYTIGDVVSRYQRMQGKNVLQPMGWDAFGMPAENAAIQNQVPPARWTYENIDYMRNQLQALGFAYDWSREFATCDVDYYRWEQWFFAKLVEKGLVYKKMSTVNWDPVDQTVLANEQVIDGRGWRSGALVERKEIPLWFLRITDYAEELLADLDTIEWPEQVKTMQRNWIGKSRGVELSFDIKPAEGSDIKAADGAACEPLSVYTTRPDTLLGVTYVAVAAGHPLAKQAAEGNPALASFCEECARGGTSEAELATREKKGMPTGHVAVHPLTGREVPVYVANFVLMEFGTGAVMAVPAHDQRDWEFAHAYGLPIEPVIADASGDAPDLSEGAYVEYGTLIHSGEFDGLDFEAAFDAIAAKLAELGRGEVKTNYRLRDWGVARQRYWGAPIPVKYGPEGQTVALTDEELPVALPLEVTVDASGSPLKRMPAFSDLGDGWVRETDTFDTFMESSWYFARFCCADNQEVMLDERADYWLPVDLYIGGIEHAILHLLYARFFTKLMRDLGLVSVDEPFQRLLTQGMVIAETYYRETENGGKQWFNPADVEVKRDDKGRPVSAVLIADGQPVVMGGIEKMSKSKNNGVDPQSMIDRFGADTVRLFMMFAAPPEQSLEWSDSGVEGASRFLKRLWRLVSEHLAAGTPGELDPEVLTEAQRELRRKTHETIAKASDDIGRRTTFNTAIAAVMELTNAIGRFHQGDNAAGDQDLAVAREAVEACVLLLAPIVPHACHALWAELGHQEPAIDATWPGVDESALARDTIELVVQVNGKLRARIEVPASADKAAVEAEAFAAENVQRHTEGKTVRKVIVVPGKLVNIVVG; from the coding sequence ATGGACGCACAGTACAAGCCCCAAGAGATCGAACGCGACGCCCAGCAGTTCTGGGAGAAGAACCAGTGCTTCAAGGCGGTGGAAGACGCCAGCCGCGAGAAGTTCTACTGCCTGTCGATGTTCCCCTACCCCAGCGGCAAGCTGCACATGGGGCATGTGCGCAACTACACCATCGGTGACGTGGTCTCCCGCTACCAGCGCATGCAGGGCAAGAACGTGCTGCAGCCCATGGGCTGGGACGCCTTCGGCATGCCGGCCGAGAATGCCGCCATTCAGAACCAGGTCCCCCCGGCCAGGTGGACCTACGAGAACATCGACTACATGCGCAACCAGCTGCAGGCGCTGGGCTTCGCCTACGACTGGAGCCGCGAGTTCGCCACCTGCGACGTCGACTACTACCGCTGGGAGCAGTGGTTCTTCGCCAAGCTGGTGGAGAAGGGGCTGGTCTACAAGAAGATGTCCACGGTGAACTGGGACCCGGTGGACCAGACGGTGCTGGCCAACGAGCAGGTGATCGACGGCCGCGGCTGGCGCTCCGGCGCCCTGGTGGAGCGCAAGGAGATCCCGCTGTGGTTCCTGCGCATCACCGACTACGCCGAGGAGCTGCTGGCCGACCTGGACACCATCGAGTGGCCCGAGCAGGTCAAGACCATGCAGCGCAACTGGATCGGCAAGTCGCGTGGCGTGGAACTCAGCTTTGATATCAAGCCCGCTGAGGGCTCCGATATCAAAGCCGCCGACGGCGCCGCCTGCGAGCCGCTCTCGGTCTATACCACCCGCCCCGACACCCTGCTGGGGGTCACCTACGTGGCGGTGGCCGCCGGCCATCCGCTGGCGAAGCAGGCCGCCGAAGGCAACCCGGCGCTGGCTTCCTTCTGCGAGGAGTGCGCCCGCGGCGGCACCTCCGAGGCGGAGCTCGCCACCCGCGAGAAGAAGGGCATGCCCACCGGCCATGTGGCGGTGCATCCGCTGACCGGCCGCGAGGTGCCGGTCTACGTGGCCAACTTCGTGCTGATGGAGTTCGGCACCGGCGCGGTGATGGCGGTACCCGCCCACGACCAGCGCGACTGGGAATTCGCCCACGCCTATGGCCTGCCCATCGAGCCGGTGATCGCCGACGCCAGCGGCGACGCCCCGGACCTCTCCGAGGGCGCCTACGTGGAGTACGGCACCCTGATCCACTCCGGCGAGTTCGACGGCCTCGACTTCGAGGCGGCCTTCGACGCCATCGCGGCGAAGCTGGCCGAGCTCGGCCGCGGCGAGGTCAAGACCAACTACCGCCTGCGCGACTGGGGCGTGGCCCGCCAGCGCTACTGGGGCGCACCGATCCCGGTGAAGTACGGCCCCGAGGGGCAGACCGTGGCGCTGACCGACGAGGAGCTGCCGGTGGCACTGCCGCTGGAGGTGACCGTCGATGCCTCCGGCTCGCCGCTCAAGCGCATGCCGGCGTTCAGCGACCTGGGCGACGGCTGGGTGCGCGAGACCGACACCTTCGACACCTTCATGGAATCCTCCTGGTACTTCGCGCGCTTCTGCTGCGCCGACAACCAGGAGGTGATGCTCGACGAGCGCGCCGACTATTGGCTGCCGGTGGATCTCTACATCGGCGGCATCGAGCACGCCATCCTGCACCTGCTCTACGCGCGCTTCTTCACCAAGCTGATGCGCGACCTGGGGCTGGTCAGCGTCGACGAGCCCTTCCAGCGCCTGCTCACCCAGGGCATGGTGATCGCCGAGACCTACTACCGGGAGACCGAGAACGGCGGCAAGCAGTGGTTCAACCCCGCCGACGTCGAGGTCAAGCGTGACGACAAGGGACGCCCGGTCAGCGCCGTGCTGATCGCGGATGGCCAGCCGGTGGTGATGGGCGGCATCGAGAAGATGTCCAAGTCGAAGAACAACGGCGTCGACCCCCAGTCGATGATCGACCGCTTCGGCGCCGACACCGTGCGCCTCTTCATGATGTTCGCCGCCCCGCCGGAGCAGTCCCTGGAGTGGTCCGACTCCGGCGTCGAGGGGGCGAGCCGCTTCCTCAAGCGCCTGTGGCGCCTGGTCAGCGAGCACCTCGCCGCCGGCACCCCGGGCGAGCTGGACCCCGAGGTCCTCACCGAGGCCCAGCGCGAGCTGCGCCGCAAGACCCACGAGACCATCGCCAAGGCCAGCGATGACATCGGCCGTCGCACCACCTTCAACACCGCCATCGCCGCGGTGATGGAGCTGACCAACGCCATCGGCCGCTTCCACCAGGGCGACAACGCGGCCGGCGACCAGGACCTGGCCGTGGCCCGCGAGGCGGTGGAAGCCTGCGTGCTGCTGCTCGCCCCCATCGTGCCCCACGCCTGCCACGCCCTGTGGGCCGAGCTGGGCCACCAGGAGCCTGCCATCGACGCCACCTGGCCCGGGGTGGACGAGTCGGCACTCGCCCGCGACACCATTGAGCTCGTGGTGCAGGTCAACGGCAAGCTGCGCGCGCGCATCGAGGTACCCGCCAGCGCCGACAAGGCGGCCGTGGAGGCCGAGGCCTTCGCCGCCGAGAACGTCCAGCGCCACACCGAGGGCAAGACGGTACGCAAGGTGATCGTGGTGCCCGGCAAGCTGGTCAATATCGTGGTGGGCTGA